One part of the Alligator mississippiensis isolate rAllMis1 chromosome 3, rAllMis1, whole genome shotgun sequence genome encodes these proteins:
- the INIP gene encoding SOSS complex subunit C yields the protein MAANPPAQGFQNKNRVAILAELDKEKRKLLMQNQSSTNHPGASIALARPSLNKDFRDHAEQQHIAAQQKAALQHAHAHSSGYFITQDSAFGNLILPVLPRLELE from the exons gttttcagaataaaaataggGTTGCAATTTTGGCAGAACTAGACAAGGAGAAGAGAAAGTTACTTATGCAAAACCAGTCATCCACAAATCATCCTGGAGCCAG TATTGCACTTGCAAGACCTTCCCTTAATAAGGATTTCCGTGACCATGCTGAACAACAGCACATAGCAGCACAGCAAAAGGCTGCATTACAG catgcacatgcacattctTCAGGATACTTCATAACCCAAGACTCTGCTTTTGGAAATCTTATTCTTCCTGTCTTACCTCGACTTGAGTTGGAGTGA